A single window of Oncorhynchus keta strain PuntledgeMale-10-30-2019 chromosome 34, Oket_V2, whole genome shotgun sequence DNA harbors:
- the LOC127915277 gene encoding general transcriptional corepressor trfA-like isoform X31 encodes MGSTWRENERERMSNVRRSWGTEDRTEREIKKERMSNVRRSWGTEDRTEREIKKERMSNVRRSWGTEDRTERESKKERMSNVRRSWGTEDRTERESKKERMSNVRRSWGTEDRTEREIKKERMSNVRRSWGTEDRTEREIKKERMSNVRRSWGTEDRTERESKKERMSNVRRSWGTEDRTERESKKERMSNVRRSWGTEDRTEREIKKERMSNVRRSWGTEDRTEREIKKERMSNVRRSWGTEDRTEREIKKERVSNVRRSWGTEDRTERENKKERLSNVRRSWGTEDRTEREIKKERMSNVRRSWGTEDRTEREIKKERMSNVRRSWGTEDRTEREIKKERMSNVRRSWGTEDRTEREIKKERMSNVRRSWGTEDRTEREIKKERMSNVRRSWGTEDRTEREIKKERMSNVRRSWGTEDRTEREIKKERMSNVRRSWGTEDRTERESKKERMSNVRRSWGTEDRTEREIKKERMSNVRRSWGTEDRTEREIKKERMSNVRRSWGTEDRTEREIKKERMSNVRRSWGTEDRTERESKKERMSNVRRSWGTEDRTEREIKKERMSNVRRSWGTEDRTEREIKKERMSNVRRSWGTEDRTEREIKKERMSNVRRSWGTEDRTERESKKERMSNVRRSWGTEDRTERESKKERMSNVRRSWGTEDRTERESKKERMSNVRRSWGTEDRTERESKKERMSNVRRSWGTEDRTEREIKKERMSNVRRSWGTEDRTERESKKERMSNVRRSWGTEDRTERESKKERMSNVRRSWGTEDRTERESKKERMSNVRRSWGTEDRTERESKKERMSNVRRSWGTEDRTERESKKERMSNVRRSWGTEDRTERESKKERVSNVRRSWGTEDRTERESKKERMSNVRRSWGTEDRTEREIKKERMSNVRRSWGTEDRTERESKKERMSNVRRSWGTEDRTERESKKERMSNVRRSWGTEDRTERESKKERMSNVRRSWGTEDRTERESKKERMSNVRRSWGTEDRTERESKKERMSNVRRSWATEDRTERESKKG; translated from the exons ATGGGAAGCActtggagagagaatgagagggagaggatgagtaacgtgaggaggtcgtggggaacagaagacaggacagaaagagagattaaaaaggagaggatgagtaacgtgaggag GTCGTGGGGAAcagaagacaggacagaaagagagattaaaaaggagaggatgagtaacgtgaggaggtcgtggggaacagaagacaggacagaaagagagagtaaaaaggagaggatgagtaacgtgaggaggtcgtggggaacagaagacaggacagaaagagagagtaaaaaggagaggatgagtaacgtgaggag gtcgtggggaacagaagacaggacagaaagagagattaaaaaggagaggatgagtaacgtgaggaggtcgtggggaacagaagacaggacagaaagagagattaaaaaggagaggatgagtaacgtgaggaggtcgtggggaacagaagacaggacagaaagagagagtaaaaaggagaggatgagtaacgtgaggag gtcgtggggaacagaagacaggacagaaagagagagtaaaaaggagaggatgagtaacgtgaggag gtcgtggggaacagaagacaggacagaaagagagattaaaaaggagaggatgagtaacgtgaggag GTCGTGGGGAAcagaagacaggacagaaagagagattaaaaaggagaggatgagtaacgtgaggaggtcgtggggaacagaagacaggacagaaagagagattaaaAAGGAGAGGGTGAGTAACGTGAGGAGGTCGTGGGGAAcagaagacaggacagaaagagagaataaaAAGGAGAGGTTGAGTAACGTGAGGAGGTCGTGGGGGAcagaagacaggacagaaagagagattaaaaaggagaggatgagtaacgtgaggaggtcgtggggaacagaagacaggacagaaagagagattaaaaaggagaggatgagtaacgtgaggaggtcgtggggaacagaagacaggacagaaagagagattaaaaaggagaggatgagtaacgtgaggaggtcgtggggaacagaagacaggacagaaagagagattaaaaaggagaggatgagtaacgtgaggaggtcgtggggaacagaagacaggacagaaagagagattaaaaaggagaggatgagtaacgtgaggaggtcgtggggaacagaagacaggacagaaagagagattaaaaaggagaggatgagtaacgtgaggag gtcgtggggaacagaagacaggacagaaagagagattaaaaaggagaggatgagtaacgtgaggaggtcgtggggaacagaagacaggacagaaagagagagtaaaaaggagaggatgagtaacgtgaggaggtcgtggggaacagaagacaggacagaaagagagattaaaaaggagaggatgagtaacgtgaggaggtcgtggggaacagaagacaggacagaaagagagattaaaaaggagaggatgagtaacgtgaggaggtcgtggggaacagaagacaggacagaaagagagattaaaaaggagaggatgagtaacgtgaggaggtcgtggggaacagaagacaggacagaaagagagagtaaaaaggagaggatgagtaacgtgaggaggtcgtggggaacagaagacaggacagaaagagagattaaaaaggagaggatgagtaacgtgaggaggtcgtggggaacagaagacaggacagaaagagagattaaaaaggagaggatgagtaacgtgaggaggtcgtggggaacagaagacaggacagaaagagagattaaaaaggagaggatgagtaacgtgaggaggtcgtggggaacagaagacaggacagaaagagagagtaaaaaggagaggatgagtaacgtgaggaggtcgtggggaacagaagacaggacagaaagagagagtaaaaaggagaggatgagtaacgtgaggaggtcgtgggggacagaagacaggacagaaagagagagtaaaaaggagaggatgagtaacgtgaggag gtcgtgggggacagaagacaggacagaaagagagagtaaaaaggagaggatgagtaacgtgaggaggtcgtggggaacagaagacaggacagaaagagagattaaaaaggagaggatgagtaacgtgaggaggtcgtggggaacagaagacaggacagaaagagagagtaaaaaggagaggatgagtaacgtgaggaggtcgtggggaacagaagacaggacagaaagagagagtaaaaaggagaggatgagtaacgtgaggag gtcgtggggaacagaagacaggacagaaagagagagtaaaaaggagaggatgagtaacgtgaggaggtcgtgggggacagaagacaggacagaaagagagagtaaaaaggagaggatgagtaacgtgaggag gtcgtggggaacagaagacaggacagaaagagagagtaaaaaggagaggatgagtaacgtgaggaggtcgtggggaacagaagacaggacagaaagagagagtaaaaagGAGAGGGTGAGTAACGTGAGGAGGTCGTGGGGAAcagaagacaggacagaaagagagagtaaaaaggagaggatgagtaacgtgaggaggtcgtggggaacagaagacaggacagaaagagagattaaaaaggagaggatgagtaacgtgaggaggtcgtggggaacagaagacaggacagaaagagagagtaaaaaggagaggatgagtaacgtgaggaggtcgtggggaacagaagacaggacagaaagagagagtaaaaaggagaggatgagtaacgtgaggaggtcgtggggaacagaagacaggacagaaagagagagtaaaaaggagaggatgagtaacgtgaggaggtcgtggggaacagaagacaggacagaaagagagagtaaaaaggagaggatgagtaacgtgaggaggtcgtggggaacagaagacaggacagaaagagagagtaaaaaggagaggatgagtaacgtgaggaggtcgtgggcaacagaagacaggacagaaagagagagtaaaaagGGATAG
- the LOC127915277 gene encoding uncharacterized protein PF3D7_1120000-like isoform X7 — MGSTWRENERERMSNVRRSWGTEDRTEREIKKERMSNVRRSWGTEDRTEREIKKERMSNVRRSWGTEDRTERESKKERMSNVRRSWGTEDRTERESKKERMSNVRRSWGTEDRTEREIKKERMSNVRRSWGTEDRTEREIKKERMSNVRRSWGTEDRTERESKKERMSNVRRSWGTEDRTERESKKERMSNVRRSWGTEDRTEREIKKERMSNVRRSWGTEDRTEREIKKERMSNVRRSWGTEDRTEREIKKERVSNVRRSWGTEDRTERENKKERLSNVRRSWGTEDRTEREIKKERMSNVRRSWGTEDRTEREIKKERMSNVRRSWGTEDRTEREIKKERMSNVRRSWGTEDRTEREIKKERMSNVRRSWGTEDRTEREIKKERMSNVRRSWGTEDRTEREIKKERMSNVRRSWGTEDRTEREIKKERMSNVRRSWGTEDRTERESKKERMSNVRRSWGTEDRTEREIKKERMSNVRRSWGTEDRTEREIKKERMSNVRRSWGTEDRTEREIKKERMSNVRRSWGTEDRTERESKKERMSNVRRSWGTEDRTEREIKKERMSNVRRSWGTEDRTEREIKKERMSNVRRSWGTEDRTEREIKKERMSNVRRSWGTEDRTERESKKERMSNVRRSWGTEDRTERESKKERMSNVRRSWGTEDRTERESKKERMSNVRRSWGTEDRTERESKKERMSNVRRSWGTEDRTEREIKKERMSNVRRSWGTEDRTEREIKKERMSNVRRSWGTEDRTESEIKKERMSNVRRSWGTEDRTERESKKERMSNVRRSWGTEDRTERESKKERMSNVRRSWGTEDRTERESKKERMSNVRRSWGTEDRTEREIKKERMSNVRRSWGTEDRTERESKKERMSNVRRSWGTEDRTERESKKERMSNVRRSWGTEDRTERESKKERMSNVRRSWGTEDRTERESKKERMSNVRRSWGTEDRTERESKKERMSNVRRSWGTEDRTERESKKERVSNVRRSWGTEDRTERESKKERMSNVRRSWGTEDRTEREIKKERMSNVRRSWGTEDRTERESKKERMSNVRRSWGTEDRTERESKKERMSNVRRSWGTEDRTERESKKERMSNVRRSWGTEDRTERESKKERMSNVRRSWGTEDRTERESKKERMSNVRRSWATEDRTERESKKG; from the exons ATGGGAAGCActtggagagagaatgagagggagaggatgagtaacgtgaggaggtcgtggggaacagaagacaggacagaaagagagattaaaaaggagaggatgagtaacgtgaggag GTCGTGGGGAAcagaagacaggacagaaagagagattaaaaaggagaggatgagtaacgtgaggaggtcgtggggaacagaagacaggacagaaagagagagtaaaaaggagaggatgagtaacgtgaggaggtcgtggggaacagaagacaggacagaaagagagagtaaaaaggagaggatgagtaacgtgaggag gtcgtggggaacagaagacaggacagaaagagagattaaaaaggagaggatgagtaacgtgaggaggtcgtggggaacagaagacaggacagaaagagagattaaaaaggagaggatgagtaacgtgaggaggtcgtggggaacagaagacaggacagaaagagagagtaaaaaggagaggatgagtaacgtgaggag gtcgtggggaacagaagacaggacagaaagagagagtaaaaaggagaggatgagtaacgtgaggag gtcgtggggaacagaagacaggacagaaagagagattaaaaaggagaggatgagtaacgtgaggag GTCGTGGGGAAcagaagacaggacagaaagagagattaaaaaggagaggatgagtaacgtgaggaggtcgtggggaacagaagacaggacagaaagagagattaaaAAGGAGAGGGTGAGTAACGTGAGGAGGTCGTGGGGAAcagaagacaggacagaaagagagaataaaAAGGAGAGGTTGAGTAACGTGAGGAGGTCGTGGGGGAcagaagacaggacagaaagagagattaaaaaggagaggatgagtaacgtgaggaggtcgtggggaacagaagacaggacagaaagagagattaaaaaggagaggatgagtaacgtgaggaggtcgtggggaacagaagacaggacagaaagagagattaaaaaggagaggatgagtaacgtgaggaggtcgtggggaacagaagacaggacagaaagagagattaaaaaggagaggatgagtaacgtgaggaggtcgtggggaacagaagacaggacagaaagagagattaaaaaggagaggatgagtaacgtgaggaggtcgtggggaacagaagacaggacagaaagagagattaaaaaggagaggatgagtaacgtgaggag gtcgtggggaacagaagacaggacagaaagagagattaaaaaggagaggatgagtaacgtgaggaggtcgtggggaacagaagacaggacagaaagagagagtaaaaaggagaggatgagtaacgtgaggaggtcgtggggaacagaagacaggacagaaagagagattaaaaaggagaggatgagtaacgtgaggaggtcgtggggaacagaagacaggacagaaagagagattaaaaaggagaggatgagtaacgtgaggaggtcgtggggaacagaagacaggacagaaagagagattaaaaaggagaggatgagtaacgtgaggaggtcgtggggaacagaagacaggacagaaagagagagtaaaaaggagaggatgagtaacgtgaggaggtcgtggggaacagaagacaggacagaaagagagattaaaaaggagaggatgagtaacgtgaggaggtcgtggggaacagaagacaggacagaaagagagattaaaaaggagaggatgagtaacgtgaggaggtcgtggggaacagaagacaggacagaaagagagattaaaaaggagaggatgagtaacgtgaggaggtcgtggggaacagaagacaggacagaaagagagagtaaaaaggagaggatgagtaacgtgaggaggtcgtggggaacagaagacaggacagaaagagagagtaaaaaggagaggatgagtaacgtgaggaggtcgtgggggacagaagacaggacagaaagagagagtaaaaaggagaggatgagtaacgtgaggag gtcgtggggaacagaagacaggacagaaagagagagtaaaaaggagaggatgagtaacgtgaggaggtcgtggggaacagaagacaggacagaaagagagattaaaaaggagaggatgagtaacgtgaggaggtcgtggggaacagaagacaggacagaaagagagattaaaaaggagaggatgagtaacgtgaggaggtcgtggggaacagaagacaggacagaaagcGAGATTAAAAAGGAGAGGATGAGTAACGTGAGGAGGTCGTGGGGAAcagaagacaggacagaaagagagagtaaaaaggagaggatgagtaacgtgaggaggtcgtggggaacagaagacaggacagaaagagagagtaaaaaggagaggatgagtaacgtgaggaggtcgtgggggacagaagacaggacagaaagagagagtaaaaaggagaggatgagtaacgtgaggaggtcgtggggaacagaagacaggacagaaagagagattaaaaaggagaggatgagtaacgtgaggaggtcgtggggaacagaagacaggacagaaagagagagtaaaaaggagaggatgagtaacgtgaggaggtcgtggggaacagaagacaggacagaaagagagagtaaaaaggagaggatgagtaacgtgaggag gtcgtggggaacagaagacaggacagaaagagagagtaaaaaggagaggatgagtaacgtgaggaggtcgtgggggacagaagacaggacagaaagagagagtaaaaaggagaggatgagtaacgtgaggag gtcgtggggaacagaagacaggacagaaagagagagtaaaaaggagaggatgagtaacgtgaggaggtcgtggggaacagaagacaggacagaaagagagagtaaaaagGAGAGGGTGAGTAACGTGAGGAGGTCGTGGGGAAcagaagacaggacagaaagagagagtaaaaaggagaggatgagtaacgtgaggaggtcgtggggaacagaagacaggacagaaagagagattaaaaaggagaggatgagtaacgtgaggaggtcgtggggaacagaagacaggacagaaagagagagtaaaaaggagaggatgagtaacgtgaggaggtcgtggggaacagaagacaggacagaaagagagagtaaaaaggagaggatgagtaacgtgaggaggtcgtggggaacagaagacaggacagaaagagagagtaaaaaggagaggatgagtaacgtgaggaggtcgtggggaacagaagacaggacagaaagagagagtaaaaaggagaggatgagtaacgtgaggaggtcgtggggaacagaagacaggacagaaagagagagtaaaaaggagaggatgagtaacgtgaggaggtcgtgggcaacagaagacaggacagaaagagagagtaaaaagGGATAG
- the LOC127915277 gene encoding general transcriptional corepressor trfA-like isoform X21 produces the protein MGSTWRENERERMSNVRRSWGTEDRTEREIKKERMSNVRRSWGTEDRTEREIKKERMSNVRRSWGTEDRTERESKKERMSNVRRSWGTEDRTERESKKERMSNVRRSWGTEDRTEREIKKERMSNVRRSWGTEDRTEREIKKERMSNVRRSWGTEDRTERESKKERMSNVRRSWGTEDRTERESKKERMSNVRRSWGTEDRTEREIKKERMSNVRRSWGTEDRTEREIKKERMSNVRRSWGTEDRTEREIKKERVSNVRRSWGTEDRTERENKKERLSNVRRSWGTEDRTEREIKKERMSNVRRSWGTEDRTEREIKKERMSNVRRSWGTEDRTEREIKKERMSNVRRSWGTEDRTEREIKKERMSNVRRSWGTEDRTEREIKKERMSNVRRSWGTEDRTEREIKKERMSNVRRSWGTEDRTEREIKKERMSNVRRSWGTEDRTERESKKERMSNVRRSWGTEDRTEREIKKERMSNVRRSWGTEDRTEREIKKERMSNVRRSWGTEDRTEREIKKERMSNVRRSWGTEDRTERESKKERMSNVRRSWGTEDRTEREIKKERMSNVRRSWGTEDRTEREIKKERMSNVRRSWGTEDRTEREIKKERMSNVRRSWGTEDRTERESKKERMSNVRRSWGTEDRTERESKKERMSNVRRSWGTEDRTERESKKERMSNVRRSWGTEDRTERESKKERMSNVRRSWGTEDRTERESKKERMSNVRRSWGTEDRTERESKKERMSNVRRSWGTEDRTEREIKKERMSNVRRSWGTEDRTERESKKERMSNVRRSWGTEDRTERESKKERMSNVRRSWGTEDRTERESKKERMSNVRRSWGTEDRTERESKKERMSNVRRSWGTEDRTERESKKERMSNVRRSWGTEDRTERESKKERVSNVRRSWGTEDRTERESKKERMSNVRRSWGTEDRTEREIKKERMSNVRRSWGTEDRTERESKKERMSNVRRSWGTEDRTERESKKERMSNVRRSWGTEDRTERESKKERMSNVRRSWGTEDRTERESKKERMSNVRRSWGTEDRTERESKKERMSNVRRSWATEDRTERESKKG, from the exons ATGGGAAGCActtggagagagaatgagagggagaggatgagtaacgtgaggaggtcgtggggaacagaagacaggacagaaagagagattaaaaaggagaggatgagtaacgtgaggag GTCGTGGGGAAcagaagacaggacagaaagagagattaaaaaggagaggatgagtaacgtgaggaggtcgtggggaacagaagacaggacagaaagagagagtaaaaaggagaggatgagtaacgtgaggaggtcgtggggaacagaagacaggacagaaagagagagtaaaaaggagaggatgagtaacgtgaggag gtcgtggggaacagaagacaggacagaaagagagattaaaaaggagaggatgagtaacgtgaggaggtcgtggggaacagaagacaggacagaaagagagattaaaaaggagaggatgagtaacgtgaggaggtcgtggggaacagaagacaggacagaaagagagagtaaaaaggagaggatgagtaacgtgaggag gtcgtggggaacagaagacaggacagaaagagagagtaaaaaggagaggatgagtaacgtgaggag gtcgtggggaacagaagacaggacagaaagagagattaaaaaggagaggatgagtaacgtgaggag GTCGTGGGGAAcagaagacaggacagaaagagagattaaaaaggagaggatgagtaacgtgaggaggtcgtggggaacagaagacaggacagaaagagagattaaaAAGGAGAGGGTGAGTAACGTGAGGAGGTCGTGGGGAAcagaagacaggacagaaagagagaataaaAAGGAGAGGTTGAGTAACGTGAGGAGGTCGTGGGGGAcagaagacaggacagaaagagagattaaaaaggagaggatgagtaacgtgaggaggtcgtggggaacagaagacaggacagaaagagagattaaaaaggagaggatgagtaacgtgaggaggtcgtggggaacagaagacaggacagaaagagagattaaaaaggagaggatgagtaacgtgaggaggtcgtggggaacagaagacaggacagaaagagagattaaaaaggagaggatgagtaacgtgaggaggtcgtggggaacagaagacaggacagaaagagagattaaaaaggagaggatgagtaacgtgaggaggtcgtggggaacagaagacaggacagaaagagagattaaaaaggagaggatgagtaacgtgaggag gtcgtggggaacagaagacaggacagaaagagagattaaaaaggagaggatgagtaacgtgaggaggtcgtggggaacagaagacaggacagaaagagagagtaaaaaggagaggatgagtaacgtgaggaggtcgtggggaacagaagacaggacagaaagagagattaaaaaggagaggatgagtaacgtgaggaggtcgtggggaacagaagacaggacagaaagagagattaaaaaggagaggatgagtaacgtgaggaggtcgtggggaacagaagacaggacagaaagagagattaaaaaggagaggatgagtaacgtgaggaggtcgtggggaacagaagacaggacagaaagagagagtaaaaaggagaggatgagtaacgtgaggaggtcgtggggaacagaagacaggacagaaagagagattaaaaaggagaggatgagtaacgtgaggaggtcgtggggaacagaagacaggacagaaagagagattaaaaaggagaggatgagtaacgtgaggaggtcgtggggaacagaagacaggacagaaagagagattaaaaaggagaggatgagtaacgtgaggaggtcgtggggaacagaagacaggacagaaagagagagtaaaaaggagaggatgagtaacgtgaggaggtcgtggggaacagaagacaggacagaaagagagagtaaaaaggagaggatgagtaacgtgaggaggtcgtgggggacagaagacaggacagaaagagagagtaaaaaggagaggatgagtaacgtgaggag GTCGTGGGGAAcagaagacaggacagaaagagagagtaaaaaggagaggatgagtaacgtgaggaggtcgtggggaacagaagacaggacagaaagagagagtaaaaaggagaggatgagtaacgtgaggaggtcgtgggggacagaagacaggacagaaagagagagtaaaaaggagaggatgagtaacgtgaggaggtcgtggggaacagaagacaggacagaaagagagattaaaaaggagaggatgagtaacgtgaggaggtcgtggggaacagaagacaggacagaaagagagagtaaaaaggagaggatgagtaacgtgaggaggtcgtggggaacagaagacaggacagaaagagagagtaaaaaggagaggatgagtaacgtgaggag gtcgtggggaacagaagacaggacagaaagagagagtaaaaaggagaggatgagtaacgtgaggaggtcgtgggggacagaagacaggacagaaagagagagtaaaaaggagaggatgagtaacgtgaggag gtcgtggggaacagaagacaggacagaaagagagagtaaaaaggagaggatgagtaacgtgaggaggtcgtggggaacagaagacaggacagaaagagagagtaaaaagGAGAGGGTGAGTAACGTGAGGAGGTCGTGGGGAAcagaagacaggacagaaagagagagtaaaaaggagaggatgagtaacgtgaggaggtcgtggggaacagaagacaggacagaaagagagattaaaaaggagaggatgagtaacgtgaggaggtcgtggggaacagaagacaggacagaaagagagagtaaaaaggagaggatgagtaacgtgaggaggtcgtggggaacagaagacaggacagaaagagagagtaaaaaggagaggatgagtaacgtgaggaggtcgtggggaacagaagacaggacagaaagagagagtaaaaaggagaggatgagtaacgtgaggaggtcgtggggaacagaagacaggacagaaagagagagtaaaaaggagaggatgagtaacgtgaggaggtcgtggggaacagaagacaggacagaaagagagagtaaaaaggagaggatgagtaacgtgaggaggtcgtgggcaacagaagacaggacagaaagagagagtaaaaagGGATAG